A window of Nodularia sp. LEGE 06071 contains these coding sequences:
- a CDS encoding class I SAM-dependent methyltransferase, whose amino-acid sequence MTFNFLSNKKLLFDQWAFSYDWLFPSVIYQAIHKRLLEYVDLPERANILDMGCGTGRLLERLATEFPDVRATGLDLSANMLRMARLSNCHHPRLIYIEGQAESLPFGEGQFNAVFSTISFLHYLEPQQVLSEVARVLSPGGRFYLVDITTKKEIAPQVLPISPLGIRLYSPQQRKLLGSSAGLLCLSHQYLLGPVLLTIFAKPSS is encoded by the coding sequence ATGACTTTTAATTTTCTTAGTAACAAAAAGCTCCTGTTTGACCAATGGGCATTTAGCTACGATTGGCTTTTTCCTTCAGTTATTTACCAAGCCATTCACAAGCGGTTGCTGGAGTATGTGGATTTACCAGAACGAGCCAATATACTTGATATGGGCTGTGGTACTGGACGACTCCTTGAACGTTTGGCAACTGAATTTCCCGATGTCCGTGCTACTGGATTAGATTTATCCGCTAATATGTTGCGGATGGCAAGACTGAGCAATTGTCACCACCCCCGTTTAATTTATATTGAGGGTCAAGCCGAATCTCTGCCCTTTGGTGAAGGTCAATTTAATGCCGTCTTTAGTACTATCAGCTTCTTACACTATTTGGAACCTCAACAGGTGCTGAGTGAAGTAGCGCGGGTGCTTTCTCCAGGTGGGCGCTTCTACTTAGTAGACATCACCACGAAAAAAGAGATAGCACCGCAAGTTTTACCTATTTCTCCTCTTGGTATTCGACTCTACAGCCCTCAACAACGTAAACTTTTAGGCTCATCGGCTGGATTATTGTGTTTAAGTCACCAATATTTGCTAGGGCCAGTTTTGCTGACAATTTTTGCTAAACCATCCTCTTAA
- a CDS encoding PEP-CTERM sorting domain-containing protein, translating to MSKILLLSKNMNRICNQIKATVAVAAVTSMASLINIPRADAALFELSWTGNQGYSATGKFSFDDSFLGSIVTNDQLDSFDIAFFNPGGNLLQNFTYDFSNLSSSFNFNFDTVTNTVLQTGSFDTPTGFDLGSNFNTDVEGLFFYTFQDAAQGLPTATIFLKDDLSPEVCSTFPDCRLDVGGELTATAIPEPGVILGLLAISSLTGYLKKKPASV from the coding sequence ATGTCCAAAATATTACTGTTATCCAAAAATATGAACAGAATTTGTAACCAAATTAAAGCTACTGTAGCTGTTGCTGCTGTCACCTCGATGGCAAGTTTGATTAACATTCCCCGTGCTGATGCTGCTTTATTTGAGCTTTCTTGGACAGGAAATCAAGGTTATTCTGCAACAGGGAAATTCAGCTTTGACGATAGTTTTCTAGGAAGCATCGTTACCAATGATCAGTTGGATAGTTTTGACATTGCTTTCTTTAATCCAGGTGGAAATTTGTTGCAAAATTTCACTTATGATTTTTCTAATCTCAGCAGTAGTTTCAATTTCAACTTTGACACAGTGACAAATACTGTTCTGCAAACCGGCAGCTTTGACACACCTACCGGGTTTGACTTAGGAAGTAATTTCAATACAGATGTAGAAGGATTATTTTTCTATACTTTCCAGGATGCTGCTCAAGGATTGCCAACAGCTACGATATTCTTGAAAGATGACCTGTCACCAGAAGTATGTAGCACATTTCCTGATTGTAGGTTGGATGTTGGGGGTGAATTGACAGCAACTGCTATTCCTGAACCTGGAGTAATATTAGGCTTATTAGCAATTAGTTCACTGACTGGATACCTAAAGAAAAAGCCAGCTTCTGTCTAA
- a CDS encoding alkaline phosphatase PhoX produces MVYSRRKFFGLAGATAAGTLALSPLQAFLAQKAFGQTTTMGYGPLVPDPNNLLELPAGFQYRVISRTGDLMADGNPVPSNHDGMAAFQGPRGTTILICNHEIGGTGVTGSRLQVPSNLSYDPLCKGGTTNIVVAPNRQLVKQFASLGGTIRNCAGGQTPWGSWITSEENTSTPGGDNTEITKLHGYNFEIPASATSAVEAVPLVDMGRFNHEAVAVDPATGYVYETEDTGDSLFYRFIPNVPGKLAEGGTLQAMVIVGKPFAVNTNNRGENSGQFAVGQKYSVEWVNIPNPNPATDNVRVQGRDLGAAQFSRGEGIWYGNGEIYFAATNGGLISRGQIWRYIPGEETIDLFVESESADELKSPDNIVVAPFGDIIICEDGSGTNFLRGVTPQGQLYTFGRNALNTSEFCGACFSPDGQTMFVNIQSPGITLAIWGPWGNRA; encoded by the coding sequence ATGGTATATTCAAGACGTAAATTCTTTGGATTAGCCGGTGCAACAGCAGCCGGCACTTTAGCTTTGTCCCCTTTACAAGCTTTTCTGGCCCAGAAAGCCTTTGGTCAAACAACGACTATGGGATATGGGCCGCTTGTACCAGATCCGAATAACTTGTTAGAGTTACCAGCAGGATTTCAGTATCGCGTTATATCCCGCACTGGTGATCTCATGGCCGATGGCAATCCAGTACCTAGCAATCATGATGGTATGGCAGCTTTTCAAGGACCCAGAGGCACAACTATCCTGATTTGCAACCACGAAATTGGCGGTACTGGCGTTACTGGTTCACGATTACAAGTACCAAGTAATTTGTCATATGATCCTCTTTGCAAAGGTGGCACTACAAACATAGTTGTGGCTCCCAATCGTCAACTAGTCAAACAGTTTGCCTCTCTTGGTGGCACCATTCGTAACTGTGCAGGTGGTCAAACTCCTTGGGGTTCATGGATTACCTCTGAAGAAAATACCAGCACACCGGGTGGAGACAATACAGAAATTACAAAGTTACACGGTTATAACTTTGAGATTCCAGCCAGCGCTACCTCTGCTGTTGAAGCAGTGCCTCTAGTTGATATGGGACGGTTTAATCACGAAGCTGTGGCGGTAGACCCTGCCACTGGATATGTTTATGAGACTGAAGATACAGGAGATAGCCTCTTCTACCGTTTTATCCCCAATGTGCCTGGAAAGTTAGCCGAAGGCGGCACACTCCAAGCTATGGTGATTGTCGGTAAACCTTTTGCGGTCAATACTAATAATCGCGGTGAGAATAGTGGGCAGTTCGCTGTGGGACAGAAATACTCTGTAGAATGGGTAAACATTCCTAACCCCAACCCAGCTACGGATAATGTGCGAGTCCAAGGTCGTGACTTGGGTGCAGCCCAGTTTTCCCGTGGAGAAGGTATTTGGTATGGTAATGGTGAAATTTACTTCGCTGCTACAAATGGCGGATTGATCAGCCGTGGTCAGATATGGCGCTACATTCCTGGTGAAGAGACAATTGACCTGTTTGTTGAGTCTGAATCTGCGGATGAACTTAAGTCTCCAGATAATATAGTTGTCGCACCTTTTGGCGATATCATTATCTGTGAAGATGGGTCTGGTACCAATTTCTTAAGAGGTGTAACTCCCCAAGGACAACTGTATACTTTTGGACGTAACGCCTTGAATACCAGTGAATTTTGTGGAGCCTGCTTCTCACCAGATGGTCAAACTATGTTTGTCAACATCCAAAGCCCTGGTATAACTTTGGCAATTTGGGGTCCTTGGGGAAATAGAGCATAA